From the genome of Papaver somniferum cultivar HN1 chromosome 2, ASM357369v1, whole genome shotgun sequence, one region includes:
- the LOC113353886 gene encoding uncharacterized protein LOC113353886 codes for MLLDGVFLLEFLSVTRGNQKYSDYAATDPIFGHEGHVLIYEVIMQDLLMHTNQVPYLVLSTLLSVSEGLPEKSIQSILSWMMFAPKIEPGLHLLDMYLKGLLAEGQRAEEDQPQEDKNGCISISKLYHKYGVRCVRVQSFDNINFDKNTATLELPIIHINKQNAPKFVNLIIYERREGTKNKDLNSYFDFMGSLIQSPKDVNQLRCQGIIVNSSSSDEAVMELIKEITKETVRGDKTCTTNLDNQMRKTPTTFQILLPFLFPKGQENAKKYYNIRHVWIVGRKIHSHES; via the exons ATGCTGCTGGATGGAGTTTTCCTTTTGGAGTTCTTATCTGTTACTAGAGGTAATCAAAAGTATTCTGATTACGCTGCAACCGATCCCATATTTGGGCATGAGGGACATGTCTTGATATACGAGGTTATAATGCAAGACTTGTTGATGCATACAAACCAAGTGCCTTATCTAGTACTCTCGACGTTGCTTTCGGTCTCAGAAGGCCTTCCTGAAAAG AGCATACAAAGCATCCTATCGTGGATGATGTTCGCCCCGAAAATAGAACCAGGCCTGCACTTATTAGACATGTATTTAAAGGGATTGTTGGCTGAAGGCCAACGTGCGGAGGAGGATCAGCCGCAGGAAGATAAAAATGGATGTATTTCTATTTCCAAACTTTATCACAAGTATGGTGTCAGATGCGTAAGAGTTCAGAGCTTCGACAACATCAATTTCGATAAGAACACTGCAACTCTTGAACTTCCTATTATCCACATCAACAAACAGAATGCACCTAAATTCGTCAATTTGATAATATATGAACGTCGGGAGGGTACCAAAAACAAGGATTTGAACTCTTATTTCGACTTCATGGGATCTCTTATCCAGTCGCCTAAAGATGTTAACCAACTCCGCTGCCAAGGGATCATAGTTAATTCTTCCAGCAGTGACGAGGCTGTCATGGAGCTGATAAAGGAAATCACAAAGGAGACTGTGCGAGGAGATAAGACGTGCACGACTAATCTG GACAATCAAATGAGAAAAACACCTACAACATTTCAGATTCTCCTGCCTTTTCTATTTCCTAAAGGACAAGAAAATGCGAAAAAATACTATAACATACGACATGTATGGATTGTAGGAAGGAAAATCCATTCCCATGAATCATAA
- the LOC113349011 gene encoding uncharacterized protein At2g34160-like, with protein MEDVIDGVTNLNINDSHKKNRIQVSNTKKPLFFYVNLAKRYMQQHNEVELSALGMAIATVVTIAEILKNNGLAVEKKIMTSTVDMKDESRGRPVQKAKIEILLGKTENFDELMAAAAEEREAAGNGEEQS; from the exons ATGGAGGACGTTATTGATGGAGTAACTAACCTCAACATCAACGATTCACACAAGAAGAATCGGattcaagtctctaatactaaaAAACCCCTCTTCTTCTATGTTAATCTTGCCAAG AGATACATGCAACAGCACAATGAGGTGGAGCTTTCTGCTCTTGGAATGG CAATTGCAACTGTTGTCACAATTGCGGAGATCCTTAAAAACAATGGACTTGCAGTTGAGAAGA AGATCATGACATCCACTGTCGATATGAAAGATGAATCTAGAGGGCGTCCAGTCCAAAAGGCTAAG ATTGAGATACTGCTGGGCAAGACAGAAAACTTTGATGAGTTAATGGCCGCTGCGGCTGAGGAGAGAGAAGCAGCTGGGAATGGTGAGGAGCAGAGTTGA